In Xyrauchen texanus isolate HMW12.3.18 chromosome 23, RBS_HiC_50CHRs, whole genome shotgun sequence, a genomic segment contains:
- the LOC127617328 gene encoding leucine-rich repeat and immunoglobulin-like domain-containing nogo receptor-interacting protein 2 → MLHTAVSCWQPLLGLALVAVFVGSSLGCPSRCECSAQSRSVICHRKRYTAIPDGIPIETRILDLSKNRIQAVNPDEFAAYPHIEELDLSGNIISYVESGAFNSLYSLQSLSLKSNRIKLLSLGVFSGLSNLTTLDISNNKVVILVDYMFQDLRNLRSLEVGDNELVYISHRAFSGLLSLESLTLERCNLTVVPTDGLSHMHNLVSLHMRYLSISMLQPYSFKKLFHLRHLEIDNWPSLNVFPANSLHGLNLTTLSVTNTNLSTFPYQALRHLPYLTHLNLSYNCIRTVEGGLLQELVRLRELRLAGAQLVSIEPYAFQGIRWLRLLNVSYNRLDTLERGVFHAPEALEVLLINDNPLVCDCRLMWLLQRRHSISFGDIQPECGTPEGIHGRPFKEFKETLLSYYVTCTKPKIRENRTQMVSVEEGQSAQLYCSAEGTPRPTISWVTPRRRHLTNRSHGRVTVHINGSLDIKAAEVQDDGVYMCVASNTAGNDTLMVSLAVKSLGSLYANRTQHYTDMSNATANGTSLPNVTFGLDLKTILVSTAMGCFTFLGVVLFCFLLLFVWSRGKGKHKNNIDIEYVPRSKSNGTSAEEAEQGAGPRRFNMKMI, encoded by the coding sequence ATGCTGCACACAGCCGTGTCTTGCTGGCAGCCTTTGCTGGGGCTGGCCTTAGTGGCTGTGTTCGTGGGCTCCAGTTTGGGCTGCCCCTCTCGCTGTGAGTGCTCTGCCCAGAGCCGTTCCGTCATCTGCCACCGCAAGCGCTACACCGCCATCCCTGATGGAATACCCATCGAGACACGAATCCTCGATCTCAGCAAGAATCGCATCCAGGCTGTCAACCCTGATGAATTTGCTGCCTACCCACACATAGAAGAACTGGACCTGAGTGGGAACATCATTTCCTATGTAGAGTCTGGGGCGTTCAACTCTCTCTACAGCCTCCAATCACTTAGCTTAAAGAGCAACCGTATCAAGCTCCTCTCACTAGGTGTTTTCTCCGGCCTCTCCAACCTGACCACACTGGATATCAGTAACAACAAAGTTGTTATTCTGGTGGACTATATGTTCCAGGACCTGCGCAACCTCAGGTCACTGGAGGTTGGAGACAATGAGCTGGTTTACATCTCTCATCGTGCTTTCAGTGGATTATTATCACTGGAGAGCTTGACGCTGGAGCGCTGTAACTTGACGGTGGTACCCACAGATGGTCTATCGCATATGCACAACCTGGTGAGTCTGCACATGCGCTACCTCAGTATCAGCATGCTCCAACCCTACTCCTTCAAGAAGCTATTTCACCTCCGTCACCTTGAGATCGACAACTGGCCATCGCTCAATGTGTTTCCCGCTAACTCCCTGCACGGCCTCAACCTAACCACACTTTCAGTGACCAACACAAACCTTTCCACTTTCCCCTACCAGGCTCTTCGCCACCTGCCTTACCTCACGCATCTTAACCTCTCCTACAACTGCATACGGACAGTGGAGGGTGGCTTGCTTCAGGAACTTGTGCGATTGCGAGAGCTGAGGTTGGCCGGAGCTCAATTGGTGTCCATTGAACCCTATGCTTTCCAGGGCATCCGTTGGCTCCGCTTGCTAAATGTCTCCTACAACCGCCTTGATACCCTGGAGAGGGGAGTGTTCCACGCCCCTGAGGCCCTGGAGGTGCTGTTAATCAATGACAACCCTCTGGTGTGCGACTGTCGTCTCATGTGGTTGCTGCAAAGGCGTCATTCCATTTCATTTGGCGATATCCAGCCTGAGTGCGGCACACCGGAGGGCATCCATGGACGCCCTTTCAAGGAGTTCAAAGAGACCCTGCTTTCCTACTATGTGACCTGCACCAAGCCGAAGATACGAGAAAATCGGACACAGATGGTGTCAGTTGAGGAGGGACAGTCAGCTCAGTTGTACTGCAGTGCAGAGGGAACCCCGCGACCCACCATTTCCTGGGTCACACCACGTCGGCGACACCTGACCAACAGGAGCCACGGCAGGGTGACTGTCCACATCAATGGCTCTTTGGATATCAAGGCGGCTGAAGTTCAGGATGATGGTGTTTATATGTGCGTGGCCTCTAACACAGCAGGCAATGACACACTTATGGTATCACTGGCAGTGAAAAGTCTGGGCTCGCTGTATGCCAACAGGACCCAGCATTACACAGATATGAGCAATGCCACAGCCAACGGTACCAGCCTTCCCAATGTGACCTTTGGCCTGGACCTAAAGACTATCTTAGTTTCTACAGCTATGGGCTGTTTCACATTCCTAGGAGTGGTTCTCTTCTGCTTTCTGCTCTTGTTTGTGTGGAGTCGAGGAAAaggcaaacataaaaacaatattgATATTGAGTATGTGCCACGCTCAAAGTCCAACGGGACCTCCGCTGAGGAGGCAGAACAAGGTGCTGGGCCACGGCGCTTTAACATGAAAATGATTTAA